In a single window of the Massilia oculi genome:
- a CDS encoding DUF4380 domain-containing protein: protein MPAFMPRPHPSFPALHLACLCLLATPAALASALLPSHRLDNDVVESRVSEVAGGRLLSFALKGKPNFLLVDEAAGDPGVAPDATSGHIRYQGHEVWIGPQREWWVHQDLNPARAAAKATWPPDPWLSLAKYALVHRKQGEIVLDSPASPVSGIQLRKRYALVSGKPDSLRLEAEATNRSDKPAGRDIWFNTRVPAPTMTYVPVASRDDVRIEPAGALRYTLGGGLLSLDLPLPGEARRKGKLFAQPSHGWLAAFCDGQALVIQFAHQPRAAIHPAQGQVELYQDADADAPGKGMLELEVHAPYVELAPGEAMRASEQWTILPYLGPATRDAHLDFLRRHAAQLGLSIP from the coding sequence ATGCCCGCATTCATGCCACGCCCGCACCCGTCTTTTCCGGCGCTCCATCTCGCCTGCCTCTGCCTCCTCGCCACCCCTGCCGCACTCGCATCCGCTCTGCTTCCTTCGCATCGCCTCGACAACGACGTCGTGGAGTCGCGCGTATCGGAGGTCGCCGGAGGCCGCCTGCTGTCGTTCGCGCTGAAGGGCAAGCCCAATTTCCTGCTCGTAGACGAAGCTGCCGGCGATCCCGGCGTGGCGCCGGATGCGACGTCAGGCCATATCCGCTACCAGGGCCATGAGGTCTGGATTGGACCGCAACGCGAATGGTGGGTACACCAGGACCTCAATCCGGCGCGCGCCGCGGCGAAGGCGACCTGGCCGCCCGATCCCTGGCTGAGCCTTGCGAAGTACGCGCTGGTGCACAGAAAACAGGGTGAGATCGTGCTCGACAGCCCGGCCAGTCCGGTGTCCGGCATCCAGCTGCGCAAGCGCTATGCGCTGGTCTCAGGCAAGCCGGACAGCCTGCGGCTGGAGGCCGAAGCGACCAACCGCAGCGACAAGCCGGCAGGACGCGACATCTGGTTCAATACGCGCGTGCCGGCGCCTACGATGACCTATGTGCCGGTCGCTTCGCGGGACGACGTTCGGATCGAGCCTGCCGGGGCATTGCGCTACACGCTGGGTGGCGGCCTGCTGTCGCTGGACTTGCCGCTCCCGGGAGAGGCCCGACGCAAGGGCAAGCTGTTCGCCCAGCCGTCACACGGCTGGCTTGCGGCGTTTTGCGATGGGCAGGCGCTGGTGATCCAGTTCGCCCACCAGCCGCGCGCCGCGATCCACCCGGCCCAGGGCCAGGTCGAGCTGTATCAGGACGCCGATGCCGACGCCCCGGGCAAGGGGATGCTCGAGCTCGAGGTGCACGCGCCCTACGTGGAGCTGGCGCCCGGCGAGGCGATGCGGGCGTCGGAGCAGTGGACCATCCTGCCTTACCTTGGCCCCGCCACCCGCGACGCCCACCTGGATTTCCTGCGCCGGCATGCGGCGCAGCTCGGACTGTCAATCCCGTAA
- a CDS encoding MOSC domain-containing protein — translation MIAALSIRPAGAPAPLRVDGMRLLAGSGAEGDRHLDPLSPRQLLLASRAGYGALALAPQALRENLLFDEDIDHLPSGTVLQIGTVAKVRLMFACEVCGRLDLHGERLAARIGARRGVLARVVEGGVIHQGDPVRNLGLCFASWSDDWRLRIAQVLDAVPHGAVVEYAQLARLAGIQSSYCRAFPRVLRALGDAYAQKAVAARTLTSQPRWTGAGLFDRDALPASRSGSPGRSRP, via the coding sequence GTGATTGCCGCGCTGTCGATCCGCCCCGCCGGCGCGCCCGCGCCACTGCGGGTCGACGGCATGCGGCTGCTCGCCGGCAGCGGCGCCGAAGGCGACCGCCATCTCGATCCGCTGTCCCCGCGCCAGTTGCTGCTGGCTTCCCGCGCCGGCTATGGCGCCCTTGCGCTTGCGCCGCAGGCGCTGCGCGAAAACCTCCTGTTCGACGAGGACATCGACCATCTCCCTTCCGGGACTGTGCTGCAGATCGGCACTGTAGCGAAGGTGCGCCTGATGTTTGCCTGCGAAGTCTGCGGCCGGCTCGACCTGCATGGCGAACGGCTGGCGGCCAGGATCGGCGCCCGGCGCGGCGTCCTGGCGCGCGTGGTCGAGGGCGGCGTGATTCATCAGGGCGATCCGGTGCGCAATCTGGGCCTGTGCTTCGCCTCATGGTCGGACGACTGGCGCCTGCGCATCGCACAGGTGCTCGACGCCGTCCCGCATGGCGCCGTGGTCGAGTACGCCCAGCTTGCACGCCTGGCAGGTATCCAGTCCAGCTATTGCCGCGCCTTTCCACGTGTCCTGCGCGCGCTGGGCGACGCTTACGCGCAGAAGGCCGTCGCGGCGCGCACGCTCACTTCGCAGCCGCGCTGGACCGGGGCGGGCCTGTTCGATCGGGACGCGCTCCCGGCTTCTCGGTCAGGATCTCCTGGCCGATCCAGGCCATGA
- a CDS encoding SMP-30/gluconolactonase/LRE family protein yields MEIVAGVHCATGESPMWHAGEQAWYWVDIPARHIWRLDHASGELRRWLAPEMVACIAASSSSGGGLVAGMETGIFQLDLHDDGSVGASRLAAPPVSELGEGMRFNDGRCDRQGRFWSGTMFMDMGAARAVGGLYRYSHREGLHGPVVSNMLTQNGLAWSPDGKTMYLSDSHPQRRMVWAFDYDVDTGLPHDQRVFLDLNGQKGRPDGAAVDADGCYWTCANDGGVVQRYTQAGKLDREIELPMAKPSMCAFGGPDLDLLLVTSIDPAGAANPGGDAGAVVLLRPGVKGVAETPFLRD; encoded by the coding sequence ATGGAAATCGTCGCCGGCGTGCATTGCGCGACCGGTGAGAGCCCGATGTGGCATGCGGGGGAACAGGCCTGGTACTGGGTCGACATTCCCGCCCGCCACATCTGGCGTCTGGACCACGCCAGCGGTGAACTGCGCCGCTGGCTGGCGCCGGAGATGGTGGCCTGCATCGCCGCGAGCAGCAGCAGCGGCGGCGGCCTGGTGGCGGGAATGGAGACCGGGATCTTCCAGCTCGACCTGCACGACGACGGCTCGGTCGGCGCCAGCCGGCTGGCCGCGCCGCCAGTCTCCGAGCTGGGCGAAGGCATGCGCTTCAACGACGGCCGCTGCGATCGCCAGGGGCGTTTCTGGAGCGGCACCATGTTCATGGACATGGGCGCCGCGCGCGCGGTCGGCGGGCTGTATCGCTACTCGCACCGCGAAGGGCTGCACGGGCCGGTGGTGTCGAATATGCTGACCCAGAACGGCCTGGCCTGGTCGCCGGATGGGAAGACGATGTACCTGTCCGATTCCCACCCCCAGCGCCGCATGGTCTGGGCCTTCGACTACGACGTCGACACCGGCCTGCCGCATGACCAGCGGGTGTTCCTCGACCTGAACGGCCAGAAGGGACGGCCGGACGGCGCCGCGGTCGATGCCGACGGCTGCTACTGGACCTGCGCCAACGACGGCGGCGTGGTGCAGCGCTACACCCAGGCGGGCAAGCTTGATCGGGAGATCGAGCTGCCGATGGCCAAGCCGTCGATGTGCGCCTTCGGCGGGCCGGATCTCGATCTGCTGCTGGTCACGTCGATCGATCCAGCCGGTGCGGCCAACCCCGGCGGGGATGCCGGCGCCGTGGTGTTGTTGCGTCCCGGTGTCAAGGGCGTGGCCGAGACGCCGTTCTTACGGGATTGA
- the kdgD gene encoding 5-dehydro-4-deoxyglucarate dehydratase produces the protein MQPNELKQVLSHGLLSFPITDFDAQGEFDPKGYAARLEWLAPFGATALFAAGGTGEYFSLHGEEYGQIIKTAVDTCAGVVPILAGCGGPTRTALAHAQEAERQGAKGLLLLPHYLTEASQDGLIAHVEAVCRSVKIGVVVYNRANCRLTPDSLARLADRCPNLIGFKDGNGDIELMVSIWRKLGDRFSYLGGLPTAEVYAGAYKALGTPVYSSAVFNFVPQLAMDFYHATANDDFATTNRLIDEFFLPYLEIRNRKAGYAVSIIKAGARLVGHGAGPVRPPLTDLTAEEDAMLLDLLKKNGVL, from the coding sequence ATGCAACCAAATGAACTCAAGCAAGTCCTGTCGCACGGCCTGCTCTCCTTCCCGATCACCGACTTCGACGCGCAGGGCGAGTTCGATCCGAAAGGCTATGCCGCCCGCCTCGAATGGCTGGCGCCGTTCGGCGCGACCGCGCTGTTCGCGGCCGGCGGTACCGGCGAATACTTCTCGCTGCATGGCGAGGAATACGGCCAGATCATCAAGACCGCCGTCGATACCTGCGCCGGCGTGGTGCCGATCCTGGCCGGTTGCGGCGGTCCGACCCGCACCGCCCTGGCGCACGCCCAGGAAGCCGAGCGCCAGGGCGCCAAGGGCCTGTTGCTGCTGCCGCACTACCTGACCGAAGCCAGCCAGGATGGCCTGATCGCCCACGTCGAGGCGGTGTGCCGCTCCGTGAAGATCGGCGTCGTCGTCTACAACCGCGCCAACTGCCGCCTGACCCCGGATTCGCTGGCCAGGCTGGCCGACCGCTGCCCGAACCTGATCGGCTTCAAGGACGGCAACGGCGACATCGAACTGATGGTCTCGATCTGGCGCAAGCTGGGCGACCGTTTCAGCTACCTGGGCGGCCTGCCGACCGCCGAAGTGTATGCCGGCGCCTACAAGGCCCTGGGCACTCCGGTCTATTCGTCGGCCGTGTTCAACTTCGTGCCGCAACTGGCGATGGACTTCTACCACGCCACCGCGAACGACGATTTCGCCACCACCAACCGCCTGATCGACGAGTTCTTCCTGCCTTACCTCGAGATCCGTAACCGCAAGGCCGGCTACGCCGTCAGCATCATCAAGGCCGGCGCCCGCCTGGTCGGCCACGGCGCCGGTCCGGTGCGTCCGCCGCTGACCGACCTGACCGCCGAAGAAGATGCGATGCTGCTCGACCTGCTCAAGAAGAACGGAGTGCTGTGA
- a CDS encoding aldehyde dehydrogenase (NADP(+)) has translation MTILGEMIIGQQCVRGAAGEAFGFNPATRANLEPGFGQATGDDVERACVLAGQAFDPYRALPLEQRGRFLEAIAEQILAVGPELIERAMLETGLPQARLEGERMRTVNQLRLFAKVVRDGYFMDATIDSALPDRAPPRPDLRLSKIGLGPVAVFGASNFPLAFSVAGGDTASALAAGCPVVVKAHAAHPGTSELVGRAVQRAAKEAGMPEGVFSMLYGDGRTVGQQLVAHPAIKAVGFTGSRQGGTALMRTAAGRSEPIPVYAEMSSVNPVFLLPAALQAGGAGLAQGFVDSLTLGVGQFCTNPGLVFALDSAELDAFVKAAGEALAGKGAGTMLTAGIHEAYNTGVAKFGQVEGLQLVAQGGEQGAGCAARAALYLCDADTYLGNAALEDEVFGPAAVLVRFKDAAQLLQAAEHLHGQLTATVHAQAADHGLAGALLPILERKAGRVLFNGFPTGVEVSHAMVHGGPFPATSDSRTTSVGASAIDRFLRPVCYQNLPADLLPEALRDGNPLGLARLVDGALQAGGKA, from the coding sequence ATGACGATTCTCGGTGAAATGATCATTGGCCAGCAGTGCGTGCGCGGCGCCGCCGGCGAGGCCTTCGGCTTCAACCCGGCCACCCGGGCCAACCTGGAGCCGGGCTTCGGCCAGGCGACCGGCGACGACGTCGAGCGCGCCTGCGTGCTGGCCGGCCAGGCTTTCGACCCTTATCGCGCACTGCCGCTCGAACAGCGTGGGCGCTTCCTGGAAGCGATCGCCGAGCAGATCCTGGCCGTGGGCCCGGAACTGATCGAGCGTGCGATGCTCGAGACCGGCCTGCCGCAGGCGCGCCTGGAAGGCGAGCGGATGCGCACCGTGAACCAGCTGCGCCTGTTCGCCAAGGTGGTGCGCGACGGTTACTTCATGGATGCGACGATCGACAGCGCACTGCCGGATCGCGCGCCGCCGCGTCCCGACCTGCGCCTCTCCAAGATCGGCCTCGGCCCGGTCGCCGTGTTCGGCGCGAGTAACTTCCCGCTGGCGTTCTCGGTGGCCGGCGGCGACACCGCCTCGGCGCTGGCGGCCGGCTGCCCGGTCGTGGTCAAGGCCCACGCCGCACACCCAGGCACCTCGGAACTGGTCGGCCGCGCCGTCCAGCGCGCGGCGAAGGAAGCCGGCATGCCGGAAGGCGTGTTCTCGATGCTGTACGGCGATGGCCGTACCGTCGGCCAGCAACTGGTGGCGCACCCCGCGATCAAGGCGGTGGGCTTCACTGGTTCGCGCCAGGGCGGTACCGCGCTGATGCGCACCGCCGCCGGCCGCTCCGAGCCGATCCCGGTCTATGCCGAAATGAGCAGCGTGAATCCGGTATTCCTGCTGCCGGCCGCGCTGCAGGCCGGCGGCGCCGGCCTGGCGCAGGGCTTCGTCGACTCGCTGACCCTGGGTGTCGGCCAGTTCTGCACCAACCCGGGCCTGGTGTTCGCCCTCGACAGCGCCGAGCTGGACGCCTTCGTCAAGGCGGCCGGCGAGGCGCTGGCGGGCAAGGGCGCCGGCACCATGCTGACCGCCGGCATCCACGAGGCGTACAACACCGGCGTGGCCAAATTCGGCCAGGTCGAAGGCTTGCAGCTGGTCGCGCAGGGCGGCGAGCAGGGCGCCGGTTGCGCTGCACGCGCCGCGCTGTACCTGTGCGATGCCGACACCTATCTCGGCAACGCGGCGCTCGAAGACGAAGTGTTCGGCCCGGCCGCGGTGCTTGTGCGCTTCAAGGATGCCGCGCAGCTGCTGCAGGCTGCCGAGCACCTGCACGGCCAGCTGACCGCCACCGTCCATGCGCAAGCCGCCGACCACGGCCTGGCCGGCGCGCTGTTGCCTATCCTGGAGCGCAAGGCGGGACGGGTGCTGTTCAACGGCTTCCCGACCGGCGTCGAAGTGTCGCACGCCATGGTCCACGGCGGCCCGTTCCCGGCCACCAGCGACAGCCGCACGACCTCGGTCGGCGCCAGCGCGATCGACCGCTTCCTGCGTCCGGTGTGCTACCAGAACCTGCCGGCCGACCTGCTGCCGGAAGCGCTGCGCGACGGGAACCCGCTGGGCCTCGCGCGCCTGGTGGACGGCGCCCTGCAAGCTGGAGGGAAAGCGTAA
- a CDS encoding LysR family transcriptional regulator has translation MHFDLTDLRLLLAIADAGSLSKAAERFPLALSAASNRLRGFEDACGLAVFTRSAGGMTPTPAGRFILERAARVVSEADQLRDTVRELRGPQRGAVRLAGTTVAISTFLPAALGVFLADHPSVDLQLEERTSRDILQAVRAREIEIGILDGNVATGDVISLPFRTDRLVLLVPAGHPLAERPATRMRDAFEFAFICLPAERPMQHFIESRAVQSGRPLKVRVRAPSFDAIAQLVAQDAGIAMLPEAAASRFARELPVGIVLLDDTWANRELRVCFADPTTLSPHAETLLRYLAHSR, from the coding sequence ATGCACTTCGATCTTACCGACCTTCGCCTCCTGCTCGCCATCGCCGATGCCGGAAGCCTCAGCAAGGCCGCCGAGCGCTTCCCACTCGCCCTGTCGGCCGCCAGCAACCGTCTGCGCGGTTTCGAGGACGCTTGCGGACTTGCCGTCTTTACGCGCTCCGCCGGCGGCATGACGCCGACACCGGCTGGCCGTTTCATCCTGGAACGCGCCGCGCGCGTGGTCAGCGAGGCCGACCAGCTGCGCGACACCGTGCGCGAGCTGCGCGGGCCGCAGCGCGGCGCGGTGCGCCTGGCCGGCACCACGGTGGCGATCAGCACCTTCCTGCCGGCGGCGCTGGGCGTGTTCCTGGCCGACCACCCGTCGGTCGACCTGCAGCTCGAGGAACGCACCAGCCGCGACATCCTGCAGGCGGTGCGCGCGCGGGAGATCGAGATCGGCATCCTGGACGGCAACGTGGCGACGGGCGACGTGATCTCGCTGCCATTTCGCACCGACCGCCTGGTCCTGCTGGTGCCGGCCGGCCACCCGCTGGCCGAGCGGCCGGCCACCCGGATGCGCGACGCCTTCGAGTTCGCCTTCATCTGCCTGCCGGCCGAGCGGCCGATGCAGCATTTCATCGAGTCGCGCGCGGTCCAGAGCGGGCGGCCGCTCAAGGTCAGGGTGCGGGCGCCCAGCTTCGACGCCATCGCCCAGCTCGTGGCGCAGGATGCCGGCATCGCCATGCTGCCCGAGGCCGCCGCCAGCCGCTTCGCGCGCGAGCTGCCGGTCGGTATCGTGCTGCTCGACGATACCTGGGCCAACCGGGAACTTCGTGTGTGTTTCGCCGATCCGACCACCTTGTCCCCGCACGCCGAAACGTTGTTACGTTATCTAGCGCACAGCCGATGA
- a CDS encoding MFS transporter, with product MNQQVIDLAPAQTVVGKYRWTICALLFFATTINYLDRQVLSLLAPMLSAEFGWSNTDYANIAATFQFVYAVSMLFAGRVIDRMGTKRAYVLAIIVWSLGAIAHAYAIWIGEAVNTVFTSIGLAVVPVSIAGFMIGRAILAIGEAGNFPAAIKATAEYFPKRERSFATGIFNSGANVGAILAPLTVPVIAEFWGWQAAFIVIGAIGFVWMGIWIWLYDVPERSARVGAAELAYINSDAGTSPAAVDNTQVARSSWFKLLGYRQTWAFVAGKFLTDGVWWFFLFWLPKYMSAQYGMSATAMILPLAVLYSMTMVGSIGGGWLPTYFLNRGADIYHGRMRAMLLIALCPLVVLLAQPLGFMGFWIPVILIGIGASAHQAWSANLFTTVSDMFPKHSVGSVVGIGGMAGGLGGVLLTKLGGWLFDYYGALGQLSTGYMIMFSICALAYLVAWCVMKALVPQHREIKDL from the coding sequence ATGAATCAGCAAGTCATCGACCTCGCACCGGCACAGACGGTGGTGGGCAAATATCGCTGGACGATTTGCGCACTGCTGTTCTTCGCCACCACCATCAATTACCTGGACCGCCAGGTCCTCAGTCTGCTCGCCCCGATGTTGTCCGCCGAATTCGGCTGGTCCAACACCGACTACGCGAACATCGCGGCCACCTTCCAGTTCGTCTACGCCGTCTCGATGCTGTTCGCCGGCCGCGTGATCGACCGCATGGGCACCAAGCGCGCCTATGTTCTGGCCATCATCGTCTGGTCGCTGGGCGCCATCGCCCACGCCTACGCGATCTGGATCGGCGAGGCGGTCAACACCGTGTTCACCTCCATCGGGCTGGCCGTGGTGCCGGTGTCGATCGCCGGCTTCATGATCGGCCGTGCCATCCTTGCCATCGGCGAGGCGGGCAACTTCCCGGCCGCGATCAAGGCCACCGCCGAATACTTCCCCAAGCGCGAGCGCTCGTTCGCGACCGGCATCTTCAACTCGGGCGCCAACGTCGGCGCGATCCTGGCGCCGCTGACGGTGCCGGTGATCGCCGAGTTCTGGGGCTGGCAGGCGGCCTTCATCGTGATCGGCGCCATCGGCTTCGTCTGGATGGGGATCTGGATCTGGCTGTACGACGTGCCGGAACGTTCTGCGCGCGTCGGCGCTGCCGAACTGGCTTACATCAACAGCGATGCCGGGACCAGCCCGGCCGCGGTCGACAACACCCAGGTGGCCAGGAGCTCGTGGTTCAAGCTGCTCGGCTACCGCCAGACCTGGGCCTTCGTCGCCGGTAAATTCCTGACCGACGGCGTGTGGTGGTTCTTCCTGTTCTGGCTGCCCAAGTACATGTCGGCGCAATACGGCATGTCGGCCACCGCCATGATCCTGCCGCTCGCGGTCCTGTACAGCATGACGATGGTGGGCAGCATCGGCGGCGGCTGGCTGCCGACCTACTTCCTGAACCGCGGCGCCGACATCTACCATGGCCGCATGCGCGCCATGCTGCTGATCGCACTGTGCCCGCTGGTGGTGCTGCTGGCGCAGCCGCTGGGCTTCATGGGTTTCTGGATTCCCGTGATTCTGATCGGCATCGGCGCCTCGGCCCACCAGGCCTGGTCGGCCAACCTGTTCACGACGGTGTCGGACATGTTCCCGAAACACAGCGTCGGCTCGGTGGTCGGTATCGGCGGCATGGCCGGCGGCCTGGGCGGCGTGCTGCTGACCAAGCTCGGTGGCTGGCTGTTCGACTATTATGGCGCGCTGGGCCAGCTGTCGACCGGCTACATGATCATGTTCTCGATCTGCGCGCTGGCCTATCTGGTGGCCTGGTGCGTGATGAAGGCGCTGGTGCCGCAGCACCGTGAAATCAAGGACCTGTAA
- a CDS encoding DMT family transporter, producing the protein MSPTQVRLRSWAQDGRLYAVLAAAGFSMKAVFVKLGYAAAPVDALTLLALRMGIALPLFLWLAWLARDRDAEPLSVKDGIHIAVLGFLGYYLSSLFDFYGLETITAGLERLILYLYPTLVLLFQVALTRQRPSSRTLQALAICYLGLGIGFVHDLQVTGWSRDVMAGSAWVFASAVTYALYYLGTGALVTRIGSMRLAGLAGSASCVFVLGHFVAAGDPAALPALPAAVWLNGALMAVVSTALPIYWLALAIGRMGAAQAAAVGNLGPVLTLFAAWLLLGEPLSLYQIGGLALVILGVARLKPKAPSHR; encoded by the coding sequence ATGAGTCCAACCCAAGTACGCCTGCGCAGCTGGGCGCAGGATGGCCGCCTGTATGCGGTACTGGCCGCCGCCGGCTTCAGCATGAAGGCGGTATTCGTCAAGCTGGGCTATGCGGCGGCGCCCGTCGATGCGCTGACCCTGCTGGCCTTGCGCATGGGTATCGCGTTGCCGCTGTTCCTGTGGCTGGCCTGGCTGGCGCGCGACCGCGACGCCGAGCCGCTGTCGGTGAAGGACGGCATCCACATCGCCGTGCTCGGATTCCTTGGCTACTATCTCTCCAGCCTGTTCGATTTCTATGGCCTGGAGACCATCACGGCCGGACTCGAACGGCTGATCCTCTACCTGTATCCGACCCTGGTGCTGCTGTTCCAGGTGGCGCTGACGCGCCAGCGGCCGTCCAGCCGCACCTTGCAGGCGCTGGCCATCTGCTACCTGGGCCTGGGCATCGGTTTCGTGCACGACCTGCAGGTGACGGGCTGGAGCCGCGACGTGATGGCGGGATCGGCCTGGGTGTTCGCCAGCGCCGTGACCTATGCACTGTACTACCTCGGGACCGGGGCCCTGGTGACCCGGATCGGCTCCATGCGCCTGGCCGGGCTGGCCGGCAGCGCTTCATGCGTGTTCGTGCTGGGGCACTTCGTGGCGGCCGGCGACCCGGCAGCGCTGCCGGCGCTGCCGGCGGCGGTCTGGCTCAATGGCGCGCTGATGGCCGTGGTGTCGACCGCGCTGCCGATCTACTGGCTGGCGCTGGCCATCGGGCGCATGGGCGCGGCGCAGGCGGCGGCGGTTGGCAATCTGGGGCCGGTGCTGACCTTGTTTGCGGCATGGTTGCTGTTGGGAGAGCCGCTGTCGCTGTACCAGATCGGCGGCCTGGCGCTGGTGATCCTGGGTGTCGCGCGTCTCAAACCGAAGGCGCCGTCGCACCGGTAG
- a CDS encoding FadR/GntR family transcriptional regulator has protein sequence MVLPQRKHRSLAQGVVEQVTGIIRDGLLRPGDKLPTESSLMTQYGVSRTVVREAISHLQAAGLVQTRHGIGTFVLDRPQSGLGLDAESILTLRDVLSILELRIGVETETAGLAASRRSEDQVDELAGALLEMQQAMAEGRSAVDADKRFHLLIAQATGNRYFVDILEQLGNAIIPRARLDTPKLEQDKPADFLERVSREHDDIFRAIERRDPEAARAAMRTHLSNSRERLVQAQRRLEGALN, from the coding sequence ATGGTACTCCCGCAGCGCAAGCACCGCAGTCTGGCACAGGGCGTGGTCGAGCAGGTCACCGGCATCATCCGCGATGGGCTGCTCAGGCCGGGCGACAAGCTGCCCACCGAATCGTCCCTGATGACGCAGTATGGGGTGAGCCGCACCGTGGTGCGCGAGGCCATCTCGCACCTGCAGGCGGCCGGACTGGTGCAGACCCGGCACGGCATCGGCACCTTCGTGCTGGACCGGCCGCAGTCGGGCCTCGGCCTCGATGCCGAAAGCATCCTGACCCTGCGCGACGTGCTGTCGATCCTCGAACTGCGCATCGGCGTCGAGACCGAAACGGCGGGCCTGGCGGCCAGCCGCCGCAGCGAAGACCAGGTCGACGAGCTGGCCGGCGCGCTGCTCGAGATGCAGCAGGCGATGGCGGAGGGCAGGTCGGCGGTGGATGCCGACAAGCGCTTCCACCTGCTGATCGCCCAGGCCACCGGCAACCGCTATTTCGTCGACATCCTCGAGCAGCTGGGCAATGCGATCATCCCGCGCGCGCGCCTGGATACGCCCAAGCTGGAGCAGGACAAGCCGGCCGATTTCCTCGAACGCGTCAGCCGCGAGCATGACGACATCTTCCGCGCCATCGAGCGGCGCGACCCGGAAGCGGCGCGCGCGGCGATGCGCACGCACCTTTCGAACAGCCGTGAACGCCTGGTGCAGGCGCAGCGCCGCCTGGAAGGAGCCCTCAACTGA
- a CDS encoding FadR/GntR family transcriptional regulator produces the protein MKKVPAIAEPGQEPRLYRVVAARIQDLIREDKIQPGTRLPAERELAAKLEVSRASLREALIVLELSGIVEVRGGSGVYVSEKAAAPSDVPEAGPGPFEVLAARRMIESEIAALAAKNATDSAIDAILKAVEEMERQHDDRASNENADRNFHLALARATGNTAMVGVIEYLWAQRGSLWHKLKEHFQTEELRKQTLIDHRNILAAIASHDAPAARAAMRAHLERVTRTFSRG, from the coding sequence ATGAAAAAAGTTCCAGCAATCGCCGAGCCAGGCCAGGAGCCGCGCCTGTACCGCGTCGTCGCCGCGCGCATCCAGGATCTGATCCGGGAAGATAAGATCCAGCCCGGCACGCGCCTGCCTGCGGAGCGCGAATTGGCCGCCAAGCTCGAAGTCAGCCGCGCCTCGCTGCGCGAGGCGCTGATCGTGCTGGAGTTGTCGGGGATCGTCGAAGTCCGCGGCGGTTCCGGTGTCTATGTCAGCGAGAAGGCGGCGGCGCCGTCCGACGTGCCGGAAGCCGGCCCCGGCCCGTTCGAGGTGCTGGCGGCGCGCCGCATGATCGAGTCCGAGATCGCCGCCCTCGCCGCCAAGAACGCCACCGATTCGGCGATCGACGCCATCCTGAAGGCGGTCGAAGAGATGGAGCGCCAGCACGACGACCGCGCCAGCAACGAGAACGCCGACCGCAACTTCCACCTGGCGCTGGCGCGCGCCACCGGCAACACCGCCATGGTGGGCGTCATCGAATACCTGTGGGCCCAGCGCGGCAGCCTGTGGCACAAGCTGAAGGAACACTTCCAGACCGAGGAATTGCGCAAGCAGACCCTGATCGACCACCGCAACATCCTGGCCGCCATCGCCTCGCACGATGCGCCTGCTGCCCGCGCCGCGATGCGTGCACACCTGGAGCGCGTGACGCGAACGTTCTCGCGCGGCTAG